Within Acidobacteriota bacterium, the genomic segment CGATACGGGGTCAGAAGCTGCGCACGGCTCAGGCCCCTGACAGCCTCGCGCACGAGCGAGGGCGCCGACGCGATCTCGTCGATCGACGTCCGGTGAAGAGCCGGCGAGTATTCGGCCGGCGGCGTGAAACGCCCGATGGGGTAGCGGAGGTCATCTGAGATCTCGGAGGATTTGGACATCGTGAGATTGGATTGACGGATTGAAGGTCTCGAAATGGCGACTGGAGATGGCACATCCGATCAGCGGGTCGCCGGCACGTGGCGCGGCACGGCCGCCACGAGCTTCGCCAGGGCATTCTTGATCCCTTGCGTGCCGATCGTGTTGCCTTTGTAGTGGCCCATGCGGACGACCACGAGATCGTGCGACGGGATGATGAACACGTTCTGCCCTCCCGCCCCGGCCATGTAGTACGCATCGTCAGGAATCGGAAAGGCGCGGTCGCCGTTGATCCAGAAGAACCCGCCGTAGATCGGCCGCCCGTCAGCGCGCCACGCGGGCGCCACGCTGCTGACGAAGCGGACGAATCCTTCCGGCAGCAGCCGCGCGCCCTGCCACACGCCGTCCTGCAGATACAGCAGGCCCAGCCGCGCCCAGTCGCGCGCCGACATGTAGTCGTTGCCCTGCGTCAGGAAGTTGCCGAACGCGTCGGTCTCGATCACCGCGCTCCGGATCCCGAGCCGGTCGAACAGCGCGCGTTGCGGAAACGCGAGGTACGACTCACCTCGCTTCTCGACGGCGAGCCGGATCAGGTAGTTGATCAGCACGGGATCCGTATTGTGATAGCGGCCCACCTGCCCTGGTGGCCACTGCAGCGGCCGCGTGGCCGCGAAGCGGAAGACGTCTTCCGCCGCGGTGTAGAGGTAGAGATGATCGGGATACGGTCCCTTCGGATCGTAGTCGGGATCCTGCGGCGCCTTGCTGCGCAGGCCGCTCGACATCTGGAGAATGTCGGCGATCCGGATCGCGGCGCGCGGATCGCCGGGAGTCTGCCACTCAGGAATCGGCGCCGGCTGCGTCAGCCCGTAGACGCCTTGGCGGATGAGCAGGGCCATCAGCGTCGCTGTCGTGCTCTTTCCCATCGACCAGCTCTCGAGCGGCGTACGCATCGTGATCCCCGGCGCGTACCGTTCGGCGATGATGCGGCCTTTCCAGACGGCCACGAAGGCGGCCGTCATCTCACCGGCAGGCGCAAACGCCGCGTCGAGGGCGGCGCTGACGGCGGTCCTGTCGAGCTCAGCCGGCCACGGCTCGGCGGCGGCCGCGTCTCCCATGGGCCACGGCTGACTCGATGCGTCCGGCAGATTGGGCCCGACGGTCTCCGGCACGAAGTGCACGTCCGTCTCGCCGCGCCGCAGGGCCACGCAGCCCTGGCTGCCAGCGACCTTGGCCGTGCGGGTCACGCCGTTCGGCATCGTGACGTGCACCGCACGCCGGGCGCGATCGATGGCCGGCTTGCCGACGTTGGCGCGGGACGCGTACGGGCTCGTGAAGTAGCCGACGTTCTCCGCGGCGAACTCCGGATCCAGTCCGGTGATGAAGACCGCCGAGCACATGATCTTCGCGAACGCGGCGGTCTCGTGTTCCAGCCGGTCTCCCGGCGGCGGCACGTACGGCGTGTCGAGCTCGAGCGCTCTGGCGCGCGCGACGAGCGCCTCGTTCGTCGGCAGCGGCGCCTGAACGGCGGCCGGCGGCGGCGTGCCGGTGGTGCCGGCCACGCAGCCACTCAGGGCCAGCGCCACCGCCAGCAGGCACGCGATCGTGCGTTCGATCATCGGCAGAGATCCTCGATGCCCATCCTACAAGGGTTGCTCCAGGAAGTTGACGAGCGTCAGTCTCGACGTCGTCCGGCCGGCCGGCAGAACGCGTTCAACGGGCACTGCCGGTTGCCGCGCCGCGTGCCCCATCCGCACGCGCCCATCATGCTGAGATGGCAGAGCGAGAAGTCGTACCGAACGGGGTCCTCCGGATCGCAGGCGCGGAGTGCGCTCGTGATCTCGGCCGCCATTCGCCACCCGGGCGAGGCTCGGCTGGTGAGACGCAGGCATCGTCCGACGCGGATGGTGTGGGTGTCGAGCGGCACGATCAGCCGCGCCGCGCGCACGCGCTCCCACCCGCCAGGGTCGACGCGATCACGCCGGACCATCCAGCGGAGGAAGAGGTTCAGGCGCTTGCACGCCCCGCCGGTCGACGGACGCGAGAAGAAGTAGTACACGCCAGGCGCGGACGGCACGCGCCCGCCGTACGCGGGCTCCAGATCGACGCTGCGCGCCGCCGCAGACCACTGCTCCAGACCAGGCGCGACGTCGGCGGCCTCGGGATCGTCGCCGGCCATGAAGGCCGCCTCGAGCGATCCATGGGCGGTGAGGAAACGGCGCAGCACCCACAACAGCGCGACGAAGTCGTCGCCGCGCGTCC encodes:
- a CDS encoding serine hydrolase yields the protein MIERTIACLLAVALALSGCVAGTTGTPPPAAVQAPLPTNEALVARARALELDTPYVPPPGDRLEHETAAFAKIMCSAVFITGLDPEFAAENVGYFTSPYASRANVGKPAIDRARRAVHVTMPNGVTRTAKVAGSQGCVALRRGETDVHFVPETVGPNLPDASSQPWPMGDAAAAEPWPAELDRTAVSAALDAAFAPAGEMTAAFVAVWKGRIIAERYAPGITMRTPLESWSMGKSTTATLMALLIRQGVYGLTQPAPIPEWQTPGDPRAAIRIADILQMSSGLRSKAPQDPDYDPKGPYPDHLYLYTAAEDVFRFAATRPLQWPPGQVGRYHNTDPVLINYLIRLAVEKRGESYLAFPQRALFDRLGIRSAVIETDAFGNFLTQGNDYMSARDWARLGLLYLQDGVWQGARLLPEGFVRFVSSVAPAWRADGRPIYGGFFWINGDRAFPIPDDAYYMAGAGGQNVFIIPSHDLVVVRMGHYKGNTIGTQGIKNALAKLVAAVPRHVPATR
- a CDS encoding TIGR02757 family protein, translated to MAGGARRSAAGLRPALDALYDQFNAPDSALDPIQIVRRYQTVADREIVAFVAAALAFGRVASVMASIEAVAAVMGPSPAEFVRSFDPARDGTPLRGIVHRWTRGDDFVALLWVLRRFLTAHGSLEAAFMAGDDPEAADVAPGLEQWSAAARSVDLEPAYGGRVPSAPGVYYFFSRPSTGGACKRLNLFLRWMVRRDRVDPGGWERVRAARLIVPLDTHTIRVGRCLRLTSRASPGWRMAAEITSALRACDPEDPVRYDFSLCHLSMMGACGWGTRRGNRQCPLNAFCRPAGRRRD